A genomic region of Candidatus Neomarinimicrobiota bacterium contains the following coding sequences:
- a CDS encoding TetR/AcrR family transcriptional regulator — protein MSEEFTIRTFSSDKALVKQRRNHIVRCSTKVFTKKGYDRTNMRELAKACEMSAGALYHYFGSKEEILYSIINNATSQQAGSMEDWADELATASPTIALVELVRRFYEWHDNNQDITLFAYQETKNLPDKAQQIIFDSEARILAVFEKLLTKGIEEREFNIDDPKLIAHDIVVLGHAWALRRWHLRKRWTFKTYVKEQTDAMLRAITADINTAVANKQRKESSK, from the coding sequence TTGTCTGAAGAGTTCACAATACGCACTTTTAGCAGCGACAAAGCTTTAGTCAAACAGCGCAGAAATCATATAGTTCGCTGCTCTACAAAAGTATTCACTAAGAAAGGCTATGACCGGACCAATATGCGTGAGTTGGCCAAAGCCTGCGAGATGAGTGCCGGGGCGCTGTATCACTACTTTGGTTCAAAAGAGGAGATTCTTTATTCGATTATTAATAATGCTACGTCGCAGCAGGCGGGTTCCATGGAAGATTGGGCCGATGAGCTGGCAACGGCGAGTCCAACGATAGCTCTTGTAGAGCTTGTGAGAAGGTTTTATGAATGGCATGACAATAATCAGGATATTACTCTATTTGCATATCAGGAAACGAAAAACCTGCCAGACAAAGCCCAACAAATCATTTTCGACTCCGAAGCGCGTATATTGGCTGTATTTGAGAAGTTGTTAACAAAAGGCATTGAGGAACGTGAGTTTAATATTGATGATCCCAAGCTAATTGCCCACGACATAGTCGTTCTCGGGCATGCCTGGGCCCTCAGACGTTGGCACCTGAGAAAACGCTGGACTTTCAAAACATATGTAAAGGAACAGACCGATGCTATGTTGAGGGCGATTACGGCAGACATAAACACTGCTGTTGCCAATAAACAGAGAAAGGAGTCATCCAAGTGA